One part of the Sebastes fasciatus isolate fSebFas1 chromosome 8, fSebFas1.pri, whole genome shotgun sequence genome encodes these proteins:
- the etv7 gene encoding transcription factor ETV7 → MENISSSPLVKQENSPPSIMHGATIPPSVHQLSINQLPMVSPPTQEDLWHLPGQLRINPSLWDKEDVGHWLHWAQREYSLRRPEKGRFEMNGRALCLLTKEDFRRRCPSSGDVLYEILQCVKQQRGVVCDPPNSSPSLATGPIQNQVICQIPAQSVQEPPPPAVSDAQVSLTTAASAATVTAVTSQTERMSPPRDRPLIFYSQPAPLTHTNGSAAVSTLLPKQVQCPPQTERVIPEPLNLSSRGKPRSPLHKANGRIPDCRLLWDYVYQLLCDDRYQEYIRWEDKDTLVFRVVDPNGLARLWGNHKNRDNMTYEKMSRALRHYYKLNIIKKERGQKLLFRFLKLPQGRKKPQTDPAESPEHIPPQGWDVPDSSPTHEFSEDLFEVSPDRVSPQHPP, encoded by the exons ATGGAGAACATTTCCTCGTCACCTTTGGTCAAG CAAGAAAACAGTCCTCCATCCATAATGCATGGAGCCACCATTCCTCCTAGTGTGCATCAACTCTCCATTAACCAGCTTCCCATGGTCAGTCCTCCCACACAAGAAGACCTGTGGCATCTACCTGGACAGCTGC GAATAAACCCATCTCTGTGGGACAAGGAGGACGTCGGCCACTGGCTCCACTGGGCTCAGAGGGAGTACTCGCTGCGCCGGCCTGAAAAGGGTCGCTTTGAGATGAACGGTCGAGCCCTGTGCCTGCTCACCAAGGAGGACTTCAGACGCCGCTGCCCCAGCTCAG GTGATGTTCTGTATGAGATCCTACAGTGTGTGAAACAGCAAAGGGGTGTTGTCTGTGACCCCCCAAATTCATCTCCCTCCCTGGCAACTGGACCCATCCAGAACCAAGTCATCTGCCAGATACCCGCTCAGAGCGTCCAAGAGCCTCCACCTCCCGCAGTCAGTGACGCCCAAG TTTCCCTCACCACTGCAGCGTCGGCAGCTACTGTAACCGCTGTGACCAGCCAGACGGAGCGCATGTCACCCCCCAGAGATCGTCCCCTGATCTTTTACTCTCAACCTGCTCCACTCACACATACTA ATGGATCAGCAGCTGTCTCTACGTTGCTCCCCAAGCAAGTTCAGTGTCCTCCCCAAACAGAGAGAGTCATCCCGGAGCCGCTCAACCTGTCCAGTCGAGGGAAGCCAAGGAGCCCCCTGCACAAAGCCAACGGCCGCATCCCAG ATTGCAGACTGCTGTGGGACTACGTGTATCAGCTGCTGTGTGACGATCGTTACCAAGAATACATCCGATGGGAGGACAAGGACACCCTGGTGTTCAGGGTGGTCGACCCCAACGGACTGGCGCGTCTCTGGGGAAACCACAAG AACCGTGACAATATGACCTATGAGAAAATGTCCCGGGCTTTGCGGCACTACTACAAGCTCAACATCATCAAAAAGGAGCGAGGACAAAAACTCCTCTTCAG GTTTCTGAAACTCCCACAGGGACGCAAGAAGCCGCAGACTGACCCTGCCGAGTCCCCGGAACACATTCCGCCTCAGGGCTGGGACGTCCCAGACAGCAGTCCTACACATGAGTTCAGTGAAGACCTTTTTGAGGTTTCCCCTGATCGTGTCTCTCCACAGCATCCTCCATAG